Genomic window (Marasmius oreades isolate 03SP1 chromosome 3, whole genome shotgun sequence):
CGAAGCTCTGTTCGGACGTAACAGTGAATAGTGCCGACTGTAGTGGGGCGAGGGATATGCCAGGTATGACGATACCTTTGTCAGTCCTACTCCATATGGCGACAGGACTAACTGTACCATTCCATGGGTCCAGTACGAAGGGTGTTCCATTGAAACCGGGCGACAATGTAAGGGTGAAATTGATGGCAGTGCTGTTCTGGTTATATAAGAAAAAGTGGCTGGTGGTGCCAGAAGCGGTGTTTTCGTTACGTCGGATGGCGTAAAGGGAAGGGGAAAGAGGATGGATTGAGGTAGCTGGGGCTACACCCAATGACAAAAGAGCGCCAGGGATGGCATCTTCATCTGTGACAACCTTCACCACAGGCAAAGCAGTGAGTTGCTGCATTAGGTCATTTACGCGAGTGTTCTGCTTCCCATCTTGCACATCAAAACCGGGGATACCTCTAGGAAGACCGCCTGCAATAACAATAGGTAGACCGTCGGTAGCAAATTCTATCAGACTCTGAGCAGCATCTATGGTGATGTTCTGAACTCGACTGAGCACAAGAGCCTTATAAGCAGGTCCGTCGACTGCAAGGTGACCTTCGGAGACAGATACACCAGGAAGTTTGAAGTTCTCTGGGCTGACATACTCGTACGTATAACCGGCATTGATGAGCGCGGTGCTCGGGAATGGCGAGGGTCGATTACGAGTTGCATCATATGCCCTGCGGTAGAGCGCGACGTCGACTTTCGGCACACCGGATTGAAGGATGTATTGGTTTCGAGCGAGGAACGACATGTACTCCCCATAATGGTCCCAAGCAGGCATTCTTGGACCATGCATTTCAGCAAAGTTATAGCTGGCATACGGAAGGAGGTCAGGATAGATCAAAATTAACCTAGTAGCGTGAGGAACATACGCAAAAGTACAGATCCCCGGCCATGTTGTTTTGGGATAAGGGCCACTGTACGAATAACCGTGAAGCATGAGAAGATTGACGTGACTTGCAAATTGTCCCTTGCTGTCTTCGAGTAATTGCGCCATTGTGAGGGCCATCGCTAAGTTACGTCGCGCACCAGTTTCGCTTGAAAAGATTGGGCGTTTCCCGAGATGAACACCGCCGGATATTTCCCTTGCTTGATCAATAGTAGGGAATCCCAGAGACTCGATTTCTGGAACATCAGGAACCGGGGCACTGGCTCCTACGTCCAGTTGGTAGTTATAGGCCGGTTGGTTGGAAAATTGAAGGCCAATCGAGTTTGACCACTCGTTGAAGGCCAACATATAGTCCATGTATAACGTGGTCTCCAAATAAACATGTCATCAGCTTCACTAGTCGCGAAAAAACATGGGCTCACGAGAGTATCCCGGTAGTCATCGGTAAATGCCCAGGCATTGGAGGTAGATCCATAATCGAAAGTCTGATTCACGTTGAGACCACTTGCAAACATCGCATCTACGCACTCATCGTGATTGACACATGATTAAGCATATTCAATCACGTACGGGCAGGTAAGAGGGAATGGAATACGGGGAGGGCCTTATTGATACTGTACCCATGACGTTCTTGGAACCGCTGTGGGAGAGTAGGTGTCCACCACACTTGCGCCTGGAACTCCATACTATCCTCCCACATGTATTTTCCGACACCAGGTTCAGCAAGTAACTCCCCAATACCATTCCGAGACAAAACACTGTTCTGTATGAAAGTCGAAGAGATATTGACGCCCTTTGGCGAAAAATGGTCGACAATAAATGATCCCCAAGAGCCTGGTTTGTTGTCCTGAACACCATTAAACCCCCCTCGTGCTTCTGGGAATCCATTTCGACGATAATAATACGCAAGGAGAACAGATGTTCGATTGGCATTGGGAGTCCAGGAAACGCTAGACGTGCTATCTGAATCTTGAACCGTGTCGGTGAGATCCATGACCGTGTTGAAATCAAGTGACACCAATTTTGCACTGGGATTTGCGCCCTGGACTAGTTGTGCGCCAAGTACTGCAACCAGAAACTTCTCAGTCGTATTTGCACTCCGGATGACGCCGTCGGTAGCAACAAATGGTACAATAACTGGAGGTGGTAAAGTTCCATTGAACGACTCTCCTGGTTTCAGGAAATGAGAACCGAAAACCAATTCTGTGAGCATTCCCTCTTGATCAACGTCCTCAGGCTTCACGGGTACACCAGCGCCCTGGTTGGGACCGAGGGTGAAGTCGATGGTGATATTATTCGTTATCGCTGCCCGTATAAGGGTTTCAGTGACGGTGACAAACTTGTCTGAACCAAATGCCACATCAGTCGGATCGACTACGACGTCGCCTTTGTCGCTCTCGACACCTCCATAAGACTGATAGCTGCACATGAATGAGGTATGTCAGAGACACGGATAAAGGTTCAGAGAGGCAAAGGTTGCACCTAAGTAACTCAAACCCAGATGATCCAATCTTCGCCATTTCAGCGACATCCGTTTGGAGCACATCAAGCTCTGCCGACGAGTCCTCTATCCAATACCGCCATTTTGGTCCCGTTCCAGGATTTGCGAACGTTCCGCGAGAGTGCTGTGCCCAAGCTTGTTGAACAACCAAAGGAACGAAGAAAGCCAGCGACCGTGTAACAAGCATCAAGTCTTTTCTGCATGCGAACCAATCCTTTATAACACGACGACGAGTTTGAACGTGAACAAGTTGACCCTGTGTTTTTCCCGAGGTTCGCCCTTCGCTACCATGCTACAAATCTCATTATGCGGTCAGGCGGGAGTCCAAATATAACTGTCGAGGTCACCCTCGAGTTCTCCTCCTTTGTCACCAGTGGGTCGGGTCCTTGACGCCCTGACACGAGAACAACTTTTGGGGGATACTGAGAGTAACTTCACTTGAAAAAAGGCTGCAGGTTCGAAAGGCACCGCGTTTTGAGTGAGAATTTTGTGGGTATGACACCACCTTCGATAGGCCTATCTTCACGTGCCTTGGAAATTATCCGATTAGAGTCCATGTCCCATGTATTCAGCCTCTGACCAACCTCTGACTTTTGTCCTCGGTGAAGATATGGGTTTAAAGCCCATCATAGGTAATCAGAACTTCACTATTTTATGATAGACAGCACAGGTTGAGTATCATTTCGCGAGGTTGAACAAGAACTGTCTTATGCGACGTACACAGTCGGAGTCAGGCTGCAGCTGTACCGCGTCATTGAAATGAAGACAGTAGTGTTCATGACGGAGAGGGAGGTGAGGGCGACTCAACAAGTCTGGTATACCTCAACTTAGAAAGATGCGTCTGAATTCTGGGAGTACTAGAGGCGGCTCGCCGGCTCCCAACCGGTAGCATTCGGCTGCCATCCGCAAGGTGTGTATATACATATGACAATGTATTCGTAGAGTGCCCATGATCAAACTACCTACAATGGTCGTGTTCCTTCCTCCTAGTTCCCCTCAAGCAGTAAATTGCCACCAATTGAAGTTGAATAACTCCCCACTACCACCAGTAAAGCGGAAGAACAGATCCTGAGTTCCTGTAGCACCGCTGACCGAGCAGGTCACAGTGGTCCACGTCTGCCAGCCTCCGGTGCCCGGGACGGTGCAAGTACCGATGAGGTTGCCTTCCTGGTTGCCCAAGCGGAGCTCTATTTTGCCGCCGCTGGTGGCAGAGGCGACACGAGCAGTGAAAGTCTTCGCTCCGTTGCCAAAAGCGACACCCTTGACCTTGATATAGTCGCCGTTGTCGATGAAGGAGACATCGATGCCTCCCTCGCTGCAAACCTCAGTTTTCAGTCCCGATGAGAAGGCTATCGTCTCAGCCTCCTGGCGTGCGAAGGGGTCCAGGGTGCCGAGCTGCGGGGGGCCTCCTGTGGTCATGTTAAAGGATGGGATAGTACCATCGGAGTTGTAAGTGAAGCGCTCAACCGAGACGGAACGCGTATAACCACTGCCACCGGGAAGGGCACCGTTGTGGTAGAAGAAGTACGAGTTGCCTTTGTAGTCGATGATTCCGGGGTGATTGGTAAAGCTCTTGCCCTGCGCCGGCATGATAACGCCACGGTACGTCCAGGGGCCAGTAGCACTAGGACCTGTGGAGTAACGAATGTCCTCGGAACAGCAGTCGGCAGCATAAATCATGTAATAGAGGCTGTTGCGCTTGTAAAGCCATGGTCCCTCCTCGAATGTCGTGGGGCGTTGGGCGTTGCCGCTACGGGTGCCGAAGCCCGCGGTCGTGAGGTCGACCTTGACAATGCTGCCGCTGTAGGATGTCATGTCCGAATTCAGCTCCACGTACGAGAGGTTCGGATTGCCCCAGTAAAGGTAGGCTTGGCCATCAGTGTCAATATAGACGGTGGGGTCGATCTCATTGTTTTCGACTAGGGGTTTACCAAGCGCGTCGCGGTATGGCCCTGTGATGCTATCACTGACAGCCACCCCGACTGCCATAGCGCCTGTGGTATGACGTACTGGAACATACCAGTAGAACTTACTGTTGCGAGCGACGACCTGTCCAGCCCATGCATTGGCGTTGGCCCAGCTGAATTGGGCGAGGCTTAAGGGAGAGCCGTGATCCTGCCAGTTCGCCATGTCGGTCGTCGAGTACACATGCCAGTCGCGCATGTTGTAGGTTGTAGAACCATCTTCGTCGTGGCCAGTGAAGACATAGAGACGGTCGTTGTAGACCATGGGTGCCGGGTCTGCCGTATAAATGGTCTGGACGATGGGGTTGTCGGCTCTGGCGACACGAACACCATCCAACAGTCCGCCGAAGAACGGCAGCAAAGACGCCAAAGCAGCTATCTTCTTCAACGTGAGTGACATGGTCCTTGGTTTTCGTAGGATTGGGGGGCTGGTACCTGATTTAAACAGTGAATGTCCGACGTCTACTTTAAGCACTCAGAGAATTCGTACGGTCCGCTTTTCCCCCACTCCTATAAACGGGACCTGCTCATCGTTGGCAGCATGACTACCGCAGCTTGACCAGATTGAATGCTTCTATGTTCCACTCGAGTCTCGAGACTTGCGCAAATGGGCTCTGGAGGGCGGTTCGTCCGAATTATAACCCTTGAGGCCCCGCTGCCCGTTATTTTTCCGAAGCTGATAGGACGATATACACAGGTGCCACTCTTTCCTGTTCATCGTCCGGAGCTGTTGGTTGTTGTGTAGTGATTCGAGTCTACACTGTACGAAAGGCGGCTGAACGGTGTCTTATACCGGAAATCAGCTTGCCAACTCAGTCCTCGATGCTGTTTGGGAGGTGATGCTGGAGAATGCCGTAGTAATCTTCCTGAGAGAAAAGGGCCATTGCGGTGAATGAAATGATAGAATTAGTCCGCAACCACCCATGCGAAGACAGTCAAGTCAAGATTTTGTCGATCTTGTGACTGAGATTTTCCTCGTATCCACAGGTcccatctcccattcctaATTAAACTCGGTTCTCCTGTTACTTTGCCAGCTTTGCCAGGTGCAAGTACGGAAACCTAGCGATGTTATCGGGGACCGGAGCTTCTTGACCACATGTGCATGAGTCCAGCTTCCGAAACCCGATGGTCGGTTCATGAACACATGGTTCCGAGTCGTTATCGTTGAGTGgcgctttttttttgtattCTCGGATTGCCGTTAGCAGGTAAGGAGGTGCGATTGGGTGGTGCATCTCAGTGGTGCATTGTCAACACGGTTACGGGCCCATGATGCATGGCAGAGGGCCGAGGTTGTCGAGCGTCGACTAGGCAAGTGGGGGTACAGAAGAATTGGATATACAAATCAAGGAATTTTCGTGATGAGGTTTTCGTGATGAGGAAGAATCTGGAAGGTCCCCAGATGTCGAGTTCATGTCTACGTTGATGATGGTCACGACTCAGCTGGGTCACCACGTCGCGGGCAGATAGATAATGAGATCGGCCCCGGGGCTTCACGCTTTTACCAGATCCTCATCGGAGCCGGCGCATCTGATACGGCAACTAAGAAATGAAAGAGTTATCAACGGGAAGCGCCGAGTCTAAATGAAGTAAATGGAGACATACCTTGAAGCCCCCCAAGCACAAAATTGACCTCCTCCTGACAACCAAACGGAAAGACGAGAAGGAGACACTACCATTAGGCTTACGTGGAGAATCGTGATTGAGGAGAGAGACGATCTCTCAGAACTggtagagagagagagactgGGAGTTTAGTATGTTTAGTGGATAACGAGTCAACGTGGATCTAACCTGAAATTGCGCCGACTAGTCACTCAGCTCCAGAACGACGTCGATAGCTTCCCTCGCCTGACATTCCTTCGAAATCCCTCGGAACCAGTGGACCCGAACGAAAAGGATGAGCCTCGAGCACATACCTTACTACCTCGCCAAAGTTGGTAATTATAAGCATAGCATATCCATCACTCGTCTGTTACTGGGAGATATGGTGCCGTTGATCTTTAAAGCGGCCCCACGCCAACTACCAGCTACTACAGACAACTGTGAACGATATCTCTGTCGAGCTTGTCGTCTTCACTATGAAACTCCTAAACATGTCATACTTCGTTGTGTTTCAGATAACGGTATCAGCGGCTGTCGAAACAAGTTCTTCGGAAACTTACCGACTTCCTTACAATCAACATTGCCCATGACAGAGCGCCAGCCATTCCATTTTCTCCACGACCGCATTTATTCATGGCATATGGTTCCTATAACGGCGAGATTTATTCAATGGCGGGCTAAGATTCAATTTCAGGCATTGTGgttcgaggaagaggagatggAGAGTGGAGATGATAGTGTCGAAGAGGATTGCAAAGACCTCTCTGACGCCGGCTCCGTTGGTGAGCACATGGCCAATTCAACGTTTGATGAGCCTTGTGTCTAGTATAGTACATCTTGCTAATTAGGTATTAGTACACTCTAACCCTGTACTTTACCAAGGCTGCTGATCGCCTTAGAGTGCTCTTGGGTCGTGTCAGTAGCTCCGGCAGTTCCGATTTCAGGGACCacgccgtgtaatctatctatctcaAGTCCCACACAAATCGTACAACGTCCTTCGCGAGGTCCTAGTTCCTTACACCGCATGCGGGATGAAGGCACCAACTTTGTCTTCCCAACACTCGCTAGTTAAAGGAAGGACAAAAAAAAGTTGAACggttcaatattcaatagcCGGACCGGTTACTCCGGCTATCCATCTACCTCATTTGAACATCTTCGATAAATTTCGTAACTCTAAGTatcttcaacgaagtcttgTCGACTTCGATAATATAGAGCGGCTGAACGCCGATTCTTGTAATGCgtacttacttacttacatgGCAGTTCCAAGTTCCAACATTTCCTGCTTTCTTCACTTCAACGACGTCGACATTACTTAGCATCAGAATACAACGTCTTCAATTGTTCAAGCGGAAAGGACGGTacaaaaataaataaaaaaagAAACCACGTTCATGCCGTAAACAGTCCAAGACTAGACTGTTGCACGAGCATAAGGAATCAAGCGAACGGGTACCAACAGGCCGTAATGCTGGTTCGGTGGACCCCTTGGTTCCGTAGAGCTACGCAACTGGCCTAAGGACCTAACTTGAGGAACCTGTGGCATAGAAATAAGTACAAAGGCGATTCGATAACCAACTTCACTCACTGCATTGAGGGCATTAACGAGTGTGCTTGCAGCATCTACTCGCAATGTATTACTTCCCTGCTTGACAAGTGCAGAGATGTCGATAACAGGATGCGTTGGATCGACCGTCGTAAGTTGAACACCATTCAACCATGCTTTCAAAGTGTGTACAACGACACCAAAGTCGAGCTGTACACCAACACCACCGTTCCGAGCATGGGTCCATTCGAACGTAGTCACATATGTTCCTACTCCAGATGTGTTTGCGTGCCCATCAAGTTGATCCCAAGGAACAAGTCCCCGAGTGAGGTTGATGGGTGGATGAGAAACAAGTACCGAATCGACCTTGCTGAGATCTTGAGGCGGCTCCCAACTGGTAATATTCAGCTGCCATCCCGTCAACTCTTGGGTATTCGCACCATCGAGTGCGAGTTTGACAGTCCGTGATTGTCCGTTTGAAAGTGTGATCTGCTGCGATCCTTCGTGGAGGGAACGCACCTCGATACCTGAGGACGAAATCGCAGCGAAGACATCGGCGCCAGCTGTGGTTATATGAACTGGTGGTGACGAGACGCCTTCGAAGCTCTGTTCGGACGTAACAGTGAATAGTGCCGACTGTAGTGGGGCGAGGGATATGCCAGGTATGACGATACCTTTGTCAGTCCTACTCCATATGGCGACAGGATTAACTGTACCACTCCATGGGTCCAGTACGAAGGGTGTTCCATTGAAACCGGGCGATAATGTAAGGGTGAAA
Coding sequences:
- a CDS encoding uncharacterized protein (CAZy:GH43; CAZy:CBM36), producing the protein MSLTLKKIAALASLLPFFGGLLDGVRVARADNPIVQTIYTADPAPMVYNDRLYVFTGHDEDGSTTYNMRDWHVYSTTDMANWQDHGSPLSLAQFSWANANAWAGQVVARNSKFYWYVPVRHTTGAMAVGVAVSDSITGPYRDALGKPLVENNEIDPTVYIDTDGQAYLYWGNPNLSYVELNSDMTSYSGSIVKVDLTTAGFGTRSGNAQRPTTFEEGPWLYKRNSLYYMIYAADCCSEDIRYSTGPSATGPWTYRGVIMPAQGKSFTNHPGIIDYKGNSYFFYHNGALPGGSGYTRSVSVERFTYNSDGTIPSFNMTTGGPPQLGTLDPFARQEAETIAFSSGLKTEVCSEGGIDVSFIDNGDYIKVKGVAFGNGAKTFTARVASATSGGKIELRLGNQEGNLIGTCTVPGTGGWQTWTTVTCSVSGATGTQDLFFRFTGGSGELFNFNWWQFTA
- a CDS encoding uncharacterized protein (CAZy:GH106), with product MLVTRSLAFFVPLVVQQAWAQHSRGTFANPGTGPKWRYWIEDSSAELDVLQTDVAEMAKIGSSGFELLSYQSYGGVESDKGDVVVDPTDVAFGSDKFVTVTETLIRAAITNNITIDFTLGPNQGAGVPVKPEDVDQEGMLTELVFGSHFLKPGESFNGTLPPPVIVPFVATDGVIRSANTTEKFLVAVLGAQLVQGANPSAKLVSLDFNTVMDLTDTVQDSDSTSSVSWTPNANRTSVLLAYYYRRNGFPEARGGFNGVQDNKPGSWGSFIVDHFSPKGVNISSTFIQNSVLSRNGIGELLAEPGVGKYMWEDSMEFQAQVWWTPTLPQRFQERHGYSINKALPVFHSLLPAHAMFASGLNVNQTFDYGSTSNAWAFTDDYRDTLTTLYMDYMLAFNEWSNSIGLQFSNQPAYNYQLDVGASAPVPDVPEIESLGFPTIDQAREISGGVHLGKRPIFSSETGARRNLAMALTMAQLLEDSKGQFASHVNLLMLHGYSYSGPYPKTTWPGICTFAYNFAEMHGPRMPAWDHYGEYMSFLARNQYILQSGVPKVDVALYRRAYDATRNRPSPFPSTALINAGYTYEYVSPENFKLPGVSVSEGHLAVDGPAYKALVLSRVQNITIDAAQSLIEFATDGLPIVIAGGLPRGIPGFDVQDGKQNTRVNDLMQQLTALPVVKVVTDEDAIPGALLSLGVAPATSIHPLSPSLYAIRRNENTASGTTSHFFLYNQNSTAINFTLTLSPGFNGTPFVLDPWNGTVSPVAIWSRTDKGIVIPGISLAPLQSALFTVTSEQSFEGVSSPAVHITKAGADVFAAISSSGIEVRSLHEGSQQITLSNGQSRTVKLALDGANTQELTGWQLNITSWEPPQDLSKVDSVLVPHPPINLTQGLVPWDQLDGHANTSGVGTYVTTFEWTHARNGGVGVQLNFGVVVHTLKAWLNGVQLTTADPVHPVIDISALVKQGSNTLRVDAASTLVNALNTVPQIMSLGQLRSSTDPQRPPNQHYGLIVPVRLIPYARGAVRL